In Corylus avellana chromosome ca2, CavTom2PMs-1.0, the following proteins share a genomic window:
- the LOC132171639 gene encoding naringenin,2-oxoglutarate 3-dioxygenase gives MAPTTLTALSEEKTLQSSFVRDEDERPKVAYNEFSSDIPIISLAGIDEAEGRRAEICKKIVDACEDWGVFQVVDHGVDATLISDMTRLARDFFALPPDEKLRFDMSGGKKGGFIVSSHLQGEAVQDWREIVTYFSYPIRTRDYSRWPDKPEGWRAVTEQYSDRLMGLACKLLEVLSEAMGLEKEALTKACVDMDQKVVVNYYPKCPQPDLTLGLKRHTDPGTITLLLQDQVGGLQATRDGGKTWITVQPVEGAFVVNLGDHGHFLSNGRFKNADHQAVVNSNYSRLSIATFQNPAPDATVYPLKIREGEKAVLEEPITFAEMYRRKMSKDLELARLKKLAKEKDLEKAKLETKPIEEIFA, from the exons ATGGCGCCTACAACTCTCACGGCTCTGTCGGAGGAGAAGACCCTTCAATCCAGCTTCGTTCGTGACGAGGATGAGCGTCCAAAAGTTGCCTACAACGAATTCAGCAGTGATATCCCCATCATCTCGCTTGCCGGAATCGATGAAGCCGAAGGCAGGAGAGCcgagatatgcaagaaaattgTGGATGCCTGCGAGGACTGGGGTGTTTTCCAGGTTGTCGACCATGGCGTCGATGCCACCCTCATTTCCGACATGACACGCCTTGCCCGAGACTTCTTCGCTTTGCCTCCTGACGAAAAGCTCCGCTTTGACATGTCCGGTGGCAAGAAGGGCGGCTTTATTGTCTCTAGCCATCTACAA GGAGAAGCTGTGCAAGATTGGCGTGAAATAGTGACATATTTTTCGTACCCAATTAGGACCCGAGATTATTCGAGGTGGCCGGACAAGCCGGAGGGGTGGAGAGCGGTGACGGAGCAGTACAGTGACAGACTGATGGGATTGGCCTGCAAGCTCTTGGAGGTGCTATCGGAAGCCATGGGATTGGAGAAGGAAGCGTTGACCAAGGCGTGCGTGGACATGGACCAAAAGGTTGTGGTCAATTACTATCCAAAATGTCCACAGCCTGACCTCACGCTCGGACTGAAGCGTCACACGGACCCTGGCACCATCACTCTCTTGCTCCAGGACCAGGTGGGTGGGCTCCAGGCCACCAGGGATGGCGGGAAGACCTGGATCACCGTTCAACCTGTTGAAGGAGCTTTCGTCGTCAATCTCGGAGATCATGGTCAT TTTCTGAGTAATGGGAGGTTCAAGAACGCGGATCACCAAGCAGTGGTGAACTCGAACTACAGCCGATTGTCGATAGCCACATTCCAGAACCCAGCACCAGACGCAACAGTGTATCCATTGAAgatcagagagggagagaaggcaGTGCTAGAAGAGCCCATTACATTTGCAGAGATGTACAGGAGGAAGATGAGCAAGGACCTTGAGCTTGCCAGGCTGAAGAAGCTGGCCAAGGAGAAGGATTTGGAGAAGGCCAAATTGGAGACCAAGCCTATTGAAGAGATATTTGCTTAG
- the LOC132171294 gene encoding uncharacterized protein LOC132171294 — METPSSVGRVTRSQASAALNSDNNNSSIPLSRKTEDSGKVLSKSRQRNAKQQQDRSVLIDITNDSPIVGLAMGSLETPSSAIAKQRSSRAKNKTPGSGEALLRGQVKTLLQRVEEEAELSKLSLESRTVLHLQGFVNSPTGLLAPTPANTPQLSNLSGNINGGLASVVPSPVVEEQLISQVVSNIFDGKKLDFSEKSESSESSVSSVLTYQVREGGSYSKEKSSAEDDDASVWSIQVNASTRDEDEEEVIEGGGEEEDYYDEGGDEIEEEEDDGGLVDELCEGIGKIFVDEKREAPKFAGKHTRFVYDSDDELVGAEEEGAESEGSGGISPSVLRLKGLPTPKGKHLRFPVQEEEN, encoded by the exons ATGGAGACCCCATCATCAGTCGGAAGAGTCACAAGGTCACAGGCCTCGGCTGCTTTAAACAGcgacaacaacaacagcagcatTCCCCTCTCAA GGAAGACTGAAGATTCTGGAAAGGTTCTCTCAAAATCGAGGCAAAGAAATGCGAAACAACAGCAAGATCGGTCTGTGCTGATCGATATAACGAATGATTCTCCGATAGTTGGGCTTGCGATGGGGAGTTTGGAGACCCCATCATCGGCCATAGCCAAGCAAAGGAGCAGTCGAGCCAAGAATAAGACTCCTGGGTCCGGAGAGGCCTTGCTAAGGGGTCAAGTCAAGACCCTCCTGCAGAGAGTGGAAGAGGAGGCCGAGCTTTCGAAGCTCTCACTAGAAAGCCGTACTGTTCTTCATCTCCAAGGGTTTGTCAACTCACCGACAGGACTTCTTGCCCCAACCCCGGCGAACACACCCCAGCTCTCGAATCTTTCCGGCAACATCAATGGTGGTTTGGCTTCGGTGGTGCCTTCTCCAGTTGTTGAAGAACAATTGATTTCTCAG GTGGTCAGTAACATCTTCGATGGAAAGAAGCTGGATTTTTCTGAGAAATCCGAAAGCTCTGAATCATCAGTCTCCTCTGTGCTGACTTACCAAGTACGAGAAGGAGGGAGTTATTCCAAAGAGAAGTCGTCTGCTGAAGATGATGATGCTTCTGTTTGGTCTATCCAGGTTAATGCAAGCACCCGTGACGAAGACGAGGAAGAAGTAAttgaaggaggaggagaagaagaagactaCTATGATGAAGGCGGCgatgaaattgaagaagaggaGGATGATGGAGGATTGGTTGATGAACTGTGTGAGGGCATTGGCAAGATTTTTGTGGATGAGAAGAGAGAGGCTCCCAAGTTTGCTGGAAAGCACACAAGGTTTGTTTACGACAGTGATGATGAGCTTGTTGGAGCAGAAGAGGAGGGCGCAGAGAGTGAGGGTTCTGGCGGCATTTCGCCGAGTGTCTTGCGCTTGAAGGGCTTGCCCACACCAAAAGGGAAGCATCTGCGTTTTCCTGTGCAGGAAGAAGAGAACTGA